A segment of the Bacteroidales bacterium genome:
TCGTTTAATTATATCGAGGTTGAATCTTTAAATGATGAAACTCTGCGTTTTTAATTAATATTACAGGAATCTCTGAATTCTTCAATTGTAACTTTCTGAATATTTGGATTTATTCTATCAATATAAAGTGTTCCGTTTAAATGATCTATCTCGTGTTGAAAAATCACTGCAGTAAAATCTTCAACAAGTTCAAAATGATGAGTTCTGTCCATACCGTCATATTCAATTAAAATAGCATACGATCTGCAAACTTCCCCTTTTTTATTCGGTATTGATAGACAACCTTCTTCTCCGCCTTGTTTTAGTTTACTATATTGAATTATTTTCGGATTAAGATATGTTTCAAAAGGTTTTCCTTTTTTGTCAAATCTTTGAACTATAATTATACGTTTGTTTATTCCCACTTGGGGAGATGCAATACCTACTCCGCCATATATAGTGTCAATTACAGTTTTATACATTCTTTTTATCAGATGTTTTAGTATAATATCAGTTGTGTCAATTATTAAATTTGAGCATTTTTTACGAAGAATTAATGAGTCTTCAATGTTATTAATGGTTAATATTTTCATTATTGAATCTGAATCAGCCGACATTATTAAGTTTGAATAACTGATTAAATCAGATTTTATTTTTTTATTAGTTGTACAACTGAAAATTGTTGTAATAATTATTATTGTAATATATAACTTATATTTTATCATGGTTTACAGCTATTTTATGCAGATTATAAT
Coding sequences within it:
- the def gene encoding peptide deformylase, yielding MIKYKLYITIIIITTIFSCTTNKKIKSDLISYSNLIMSADSDSIMKILTINNIEDSLILRKKCSNLIIDTTDIILKHLIKRMYKTVIDTIYGGVGIASPQVGINKRIIIVQRFDKKGKPFETYLNPKIIQYSKLKQGGEEGCLSIPNKKGEVCRSYAILIEYDGMDRTHHFELVEDFTAVIFQHEIDHLNGTLYIDRINPNIQKVTIEEFRDSCNIN